The sequence below is a genomic window from Rhodothermales bacterium.
GGCCGAGGCGCTCCTCAATCGGTATGCGCAGGTGTTTGCCAATCAGGGTTTTCCTGTCGATATTCTGCGCACCGACGATTTCGGGACCCCCCGGTACCGGGTTGGCGTTGGACAGTTCACCTCGACACAGGCCGCTACGGCGGCGATGGCGCAACACACTGCGTCGCTCCCCACGGATGCCTGGGTCACTTCCATCCCCCGCTAGGATCTTTACGGGATCCAGCCTCCCTGACATACACACTTTAGCTACGGGTCGTACTGTACGAACTCATGACTTTCATTCATTTGCAGGAGACCGTCGGCTCTCAGCTGGGGGCCGCACAGAGCGTCCCGCCGGCCGAGACCACCAGCATGGTGGATATGTTGATGCAGGGGGGCCTCATAATGGTTCCCCTGATCATCCTCTCCTTCGTGACCATCGCGATTTTCGTCGAGCGGTTTAGAACCCTCCTCAAGGCGCAGACCGACCCGTACCTGATTACGGATCGCACCCGTTCCTACGTCCAGGCCGGCGACGTCCGAGGTGCTATCGGATTCTGCGAGGCACAGAACAACCCGATCTCCCGCATCCTCAAACGGGGCCTCGAGCGCCTTGGCCGGCCGATCGTCGAGATCCAGGACGCCGTGCAGGCTGCCGGCAAATACGAGGCGTACGAACTGGAGAAACGGACGGATATCATCGCCAGTATCGCCGGCATCGCCCCGATGCTCGGCTTCCTCGGGACGGTAACGGGTATGATCACCGCCTTCCAGGAGATCCAGAACCTGCAGGGGAACGTCAACCCGAGCGTGCTCGCCGGCGGTATCTGGGAGGCGCTCGTGACGACAGCCGTCGGACTGCTGATCGGCATCGTGGCGATCCTGCTCTACAACTACCTGA
It includes:
- a CDS encoding MotA/TolQ/ExbB proton channel family protein, whose product is MTFIHLQETVGSQLGAAQSVPPAETTSMVDMLMQGGLIMVPLIILSFVTIAIFVERFRTLLKAQTDPYLITDRTRSYVQAGDVRGAIGFCEAQNNPISRILKRGLERLGRPIVEIQDAVQAAGKYEAYELEKRTDIIASIAGIAPMLGFLGTVTGMITAFQEIQNLQGNVNPSVLAGGIWEALVTTAVGLLIGIVAILLYNYLINRINRLVNDMERSATDFIDLLQEPVPMASRSSERAY